The following are encoded in a window of Tessaracoccus flavescens genomic DNA:
- a CDS encoding tyrosine-protein phosphatase, producing the protein MGALFRSDVIHRIDDAGRRKLAELGVSRVVDLRSDHEIDAAPNLVDGLGITVHRVPVFDGAAPTAQIPQDITLGALCRNIVDVPDGGSVVVHCTAGKDRTGLVVALGLAAAGLARGDVVSDYALTEGDLRGAWADAMLAGIVAKGIELTPGLIEMVRASPASVMEEVLADLEAAHGTVAGCLRANGLSEAELSAGVHRGGPHPG; encoded by the coding sequence ATGGGAGCGCTCTTCAGGTCGGATGTCATCCACCGGATCGACGACGCCGGGCGCAGGAAGCTGGCTGAGCTGGGCGTGAGCCGCGTCGTCGACCTGCGCAGCGACCATGAGATCGATGCCGCACCCAACCTCGTCGACGGGCTCGGTATCACTGTGCACCGCGTGCCCGTCTTCGACGGTGCGGCGCCGACGGCGCAGATCCCGCAGGACATCACCCTTGGCGCGCTCTGCCGGAACATCGTCGACGTGCCGGACGGCGGGTCGGTCGTCGTGCACTGCACGGCGGGCAAGGACCGCACGGGCCTCGTGGTCGCCCTCGGCCTCGCTGCGGCGGGGCTCGCCCGCGGCGATGTCGTGTCGGACTACGCGCTGACTGAGGGAGACCTCCGCGGAGCCTGGGCCGATGCGATGCTCGCCGGAATCGTGGCCAAGGGCATCGAGTTGACCCCTGGGCTGATCGAGATGGTGAGGGCCAGCCCGGCGTCTGTGATGGAGGAGGTTCTCGCCGACCTCGAGGCCGCCCATGGCACCGTCGCCGGGTGTCTGCGGGCCAACGGCCTCTCGGAGGCGGAGCTGTCGGCCGGCGTCCATCGTGGAGGGCCGCACCCCGGCTGA
- a CDS encoding ABC transporter ATP-binding protein — protein sequence MSEKTTPVKANERPKYGPQRGPGPGHGMGGTGEKAANFGVSLRRLMSNLRPQRVGLIVAVTMGVLSVALGVVGPKILGRATDLMLAGIIGRQVGQEVPPGTTKQQVIDGLVAQGQNDQADMLRNLDFVPGEGIDFGGIGSVLLIVLGLYVASFAFSCVQGWVLNGAVQRTIYKMREEVSAKLDRLPLGYFDKQARGEVLSRVTNDIDNVSQTLQQTMSQLLNSLLMLIGVLVMMFWISPTLALVALVSVPIAMVVTGVIGKRSQKLFAQNWKSTGELNAQIEEAFTGHSLVKVFGRQREVEAEFNRRNQELYKAGFGAQFISGIIMPVMFLVGNLNYVVIAVIGGLRVASGTMNIGDVQAFIQYSRQFTQPLTQVASMANLLQSGVASAERVFELLDAEEMSAEPAGRLGTANGRITFEHVDFSYTPDKPLIRNLNLVAQPGQTVAIVGPTGAGKTTLVNLLMRFYDLDGGRIMLDSTDISTVPRGELRSRMGMVLQDTWLFGGTIRENIAYGRPDATEEEIMEAAKATFVDRFVHSLPEGYDTVIDEEGSNVSAGEKQLITIARAFLADPSILILDEATSSVDTRTELLVQHAMSALRSGRTSFVIAHRLSTIRDADLILVMENGAIVEQGNHQQLLEKKGVYFDLYQSQFSGAIDQVEAEQAS from the coding sequence GTGAGCGAGAAGACCACCCCCGTCAAGGCGAACGAACGCCCCAAGTACGGCCCCCAGCGCGGCCCCGGCCCCGGCCACGGCATGGGCGGCACAGGCGAGAAGGCGGCCAACTTCGGCGTCTCCCTCCGCCGCCTCATGTCGAACCTGAGGCCCCAGCGCGTCGGATTGATCGTTGCCGTCACCATGGGCGTGCTGTCCGTGGCGCTCGGCGTCGTCGGCCCGAAGATCCTCGGCAGGGCGACCGACCTGATGCTCGCAGGCATCATCGGGCGACAGGTCGGCCAGGAGGTGCCCCCTGGCACCACAAAGCAGCAGGTGATCGACGGCCTCGTCGCCCAGGGCCAGAACGACCAGGCAGACATGCTGCGCAACCTCGACTTCGTCCCCGGCGAGGGGATCGACTTCGGCGGAATCGGCTCGGTCCTGTTGATCGTGCTCGGCCTGTACGTCGCCTCCTTCGCGTTCTCGTGCGTGCAGGGCTGGGTGCTCAACGGGGCCGTCCAGCGCACCATCTACAAGATGCGCGAGGAGGTCTCGGCCAAGCTCGACCGGCTTCCGCTTGGCTATTTCGACAAGCAGGCCCGCGGCGAGGTGCTGAGCCGCGTCACCAACGACATCGACAACGTGTCGCAGACGCTGCAGCAGACCATGTCGCAGCTGCTCAACTCGCTGCTCATGCTGATCGGCGTGCTGGTGATGATGTTCTGGATCTCGCCGACGCTTGCGCTGGTCGCGCTGGTCTCGGTGCCGATCGCCATGGTCGTGACTGGCGTGATCGGCAAGCGTTCGCAGAAGCTGTTCGCGCAGAACTGGAAGTCGACCGGTGAGCTCAACGCCCAGATCGAGGAGGCCTTCACCGGCCACTCGCTGGTCAAGGTCTTCGGCCGTCAGCGCGAGGTGGAGGCGGAGTTCAACCGGCGTAACCAGGAGCTCTACAAGGCGGGCTTCGGCGCCCAGTTCATCTCGGGCATCATCATGCCCGTCATGTTCCTGGTCGGGAACCTGAACTACGTCGTGATCGCCGTGATCGGCGGCCTCCGCGTCGCTTCGGGCACCATGAACATCGGCGACGTCCAGGCGTTCATCCAGTACTCGCGCCAGTTCACCCAGCCGCTCACCCAGGTCGCCTCGATGGCGAACCTGCTCCAGTCGGGCGTCGCGTCCGCGGAGCGCGTCTTCGAGCTGCTCGACGCCGAGGAGATGTCGGCCGAACCGGCAGGTCGCCTCGGCACGGCCAATGGCCGGATCACCTTCGAGCACGTCGACTTCTCCTACACCCCGGACAAGCCGCTGATCCGCAACCTGAACCTCGTCGCCCAGCCGGGCCAAACGGTGGCGATCGTCGGACCCACCGGCGCGGGTAAGACGACGCTGGTCAACCTGCTGATGCGGTTCTACGACCTCGACGGCGGGCGGATCATGCTCGACAGCACCGACATCTCGACGGTGCCGCGCGGCGAGCTGCGCTCGCGCATGGGCATGGTGCTGCAGGACACGTGGCTGTTCGGCGGCACCATCCGCGAGAACATCGCCTATGGCCGGCCCGACGCCACGGAGGAGGAGATCATGGAGGCCGCGAAGGCGACCTTCGTCGACCGCTTCGTCCACTCGCTGCCCGAGGGCTACGACACGGTCATCGACGAGGAGGGCTCGAACGTGTCCGCCGGCGAGAAGCAGCTGATCACGATCGCGCGCGCCTTCCTCGCCGATCCGAGCATCCTGATCCTCGACGAGGCGACGAGCTCGGTCGACACCCGCACGGAACTGCTGGTCCAGCACGCCATGTCCGCTCTGCGCAGCGGGCGCACGTCGTTCGTGATCGCGCACCGCCTGTCGACGATCCGCGACGCCGACCTGATTCTCGTCATGGAGAACGGCGCCATCGTCGAACAGGGCAACCACCAGCAGCTGCTGGAGAAGAAGGGCGTCTACTTCGATCTGTACCAGTCGCAGTTCTCCGGCGCCATCGACCAGGTGGAGGCCGAGCAGGCCAGCTGA